The following nucleotide sequence is from Halorussus caseinilyticus.
GGGCGACGACGAACTCGGCGTCGAGGAGTTAGACGTGACCTCCGCGGCCGAGACTGCGCGGCACCTCGAACGTCTCGGGGCCGACCCCGACCGGGCCGACGACGCGACGACCCGCGTCTTCGAGCTCTCGGGTCTCGCCGCCGCCGAGCGCGAGACGCTGGCCGCGGCCGCCGCCGACGCCGGGGTCGTCTTCACCACCGGCACCGCGGGTGACTTGCTCGCGGGGTCGCCCGCCGCGCTCGCCCGCCTGCGAGACGCCGTAACCGGCGCTTCGGACCGTCTTGGGGCGATTTTCGATACCGTGACTCGGCCGAAACGGTAAGAGAAAACTTATGCCGGGGGAGAAAGAAACCGCTGTTGGGAAGCTGGAAGGGCGCTCGCGGGTAGGGGTACTTGCAAGCGAACTTCCGGCTCAGACGGTTCTTACATGAACTACGAAACGTGGAGACCAATCTACGAGCGCGTCCTGTCGGACTTCGGGTTCGGCCGCGAGGCCGACGAGCTCGCCCGCGACGTGCTGGCCGAACTGACCCGGCCGTTCGAACTCGCCGACCTCGACGTGTCGGGCCGGACTGTCGCCGTCGCGGGCGCTGGTCCGTCGCTGACCGACGCCGACCAGCTCGCGCGCGCTCGCGGGGCCGACGCCGTGTTCGCGGCTTCGACGGCCGCCGACGACCTGCGGGACGCGGGAATCGGGGTCGATTGCATGGTCACGGACCTCGACAAGAATCCCGAGACGGCCCGCGAGCTCACCGCGGAAGGCGTCCCGGTCGCGGCCCACGCCCACGGCGACAACGTTCCGGCGGTCCGCGAGTGGGTGCCCAAATTCGACGCCGGGAGCGTCCTGCCGACCACGCAGGCCCGGCCGGTCGCTCACGTCCGGAACTTCGGTGGGTTCACCGACGGCGACCGGGCGGCGTTTCTCGCCGACCACCTCGGCGCGGCCGAACTCCGATTCGTTGGATGGGACTTCGACGACCCCGCCGTCGGCGAGGCGAAAGCGAAGAAGTTGGCGTGGGCCGCGCGACTGCTCCGGTGGTTGGAGGTTCGGCGCGGCGAGGAGTTCGAGATTCTGGACGGTCGCCGCGAGGGAAT
It contains:
- a CDS encoding 6-hydroxymethylpterin diphosphokinase MptE-like protein; this encodes MNYETWRPIYERVLSDFGFGREADELARDVLAELTRPFELADLDVSGRTVAVAGAGPSLTDADQLARARGADAVFAASTAADDLRDAGIGVDCMVTDLDKNPETARELTAEGVPVAAHAHGDNVPAVREWVPKFDAGSVLPTTQARPVAHVRNFGGFTDGDRAAFLADHLGAAELRFVGWDFDDPAVGEAKAKKLAWAARLLRWLEVRRGEEFEILDGRREGIDVTDFPDA